In the Telopea speciosissima isolate NSW1024214 ecotype Mountain lineage chromosome 2, Tspe_v1, whole genome shotgun sequence genome, one interval contains:
- the LOC122650455 gene encoding proline-rich proteoglycan 2-like produces the protein MIELVKNEGAIGSSGFEIKKVSSLGLNAEEPPLLKSSPSIPISLGLKRRVSFGPNPAQSPDEPPSNFGLKRLVPTGPNPAQSPDEPPSNFGLKRLVPTGPNPAQSPDEPPSNFGLKRLVPTGPNPAQSPDEPPSSFGLKRLVPTGPNPAQSPDEPPSNFPSNFGLKRLVPTGPNPAQSPDEPPSNFGLKRLVPTGPNPAQSPDEPPSNFGLKRLVPTGPNPAQSPDEPPSSFGLKRLVPTGPNPAQSPDEPPSSFGLKRHVPTGPNPAQSPDEPPTSFGLNRLVPTGPNPAQSPDEPPITFN, from the exons ATGATTGAGTTGGTTAAAAATGAGGGTGCAATTGGTTCTTCAG GTTTTGAGATAAAAAAGGTTTCTTCTCTTGGCCTGAACGCTGAAGAGCCTCCTCTGTTAAAGTCAAGTCCATCTATTCCAATAAGTCTTGGGCTTAAGAGACGTGTCTCTTTTGGCCCAAATCCTGCACAATCTCCTGACGAGCCTCCATCAAATTTTGGGCTTAAACGGCTTGTTCCAACCGGCCCAAATCCTGCACAATCTCCTGACGAGCCTCCATCAAATTTTGGGCTTAAACGACTTGTTCCAACCGGCCCAAATCCTGCACAATCTCCTGACGAGCCCCCATCAAATTTTGGGCTTAAACGACTTGTTCCAACCGGCCCAAATCCTGCACAATCTCCTGACGAGCCCCCATCAAGTTTTGGGCTTAAACGGCTTGTTCCAACCGGCCCAAATCCTGCACAATCTCCTGACGAGCCTCCATCAAATTTCCCATCAAATTTTGGGCTTAAACGACTTGTTCCAACCGGCCCAAATCCTGCACAATCTCCTGACGAGCCTCCATCAAATTTTGGGCTTAAACGGCTTGTTCCAACCGGCCCAAATCCTGCACAATCTCCTGACGAGCCTCCATCAAATTTTGGGCTTAAACGACTTGTTCCAACAGGCCCAAATCCTGCACAATCTCCTGACGAGCCTCCATCAAGTTTTGGGCTTAAACGGCTTGTTCCAACCGGCCCAAATCCTGCACAATCTCCTGACGAGCCTCCATCAAGTTTTGGGCTTAAAAGGCATGTTCCAACCGGCCCAAATCCTGCACAATCTCCTGATGAGCCTCCAACAAGTTTTGGGCTTAACCGGCTTGTTCCGACAGGCCCAAATCCTGCACAATCTCCTGACGAGCCTCCTATAACATTCAACTAA
- the LOC122652661 gene encoding 50S ribosomal protein L9, chloroplastic, with protein MASTAALSWSSSSWLQNVGGIRSNESGNISDRGTAMVVVAQKAAKKIRKIILKEDVTDLGKKGQLLDVKAGYLRNYLLPMGKAQVVTPLLLKEMRMEEERIEAEKKRVKEEAQQLALIFETVGAFKVKRKGGKGKQIFGTVTAQDLVDIIKAQLQREVDKRIVSLPEIRETGEYIAELKLHPEVTARVRLNIFAN; from the exons ATGGCATCAACGGCAGCACTGTCTTGGAGTTCGTCTTCTTGGTTGCAGAATGTAGGCGGTATTAGAAGTAACGAAAGTGGTAATATCTCGGACAGAGGGACTGCAATGGTGGTGGTAGCTCAAAAGGCAGCCAAGAAGATTAGAAAA ATAATTCTGAAGGAGGACGTAACAGATTTGGGAAAGAAAGGGCAACTTCTAGACGTCAAGGCTGGATATCTCCGAAATTACCTGCTCCCCATGGGGAAAGCCCAAGTCGTCACTCCCCTTCTGCTCAA GGAAATGAggatggaagaggagagaatTGAGGCAGAGAAAAAACGG GTAAAAGAAGAGGCACAGCAGCTTGCTCTAATTTTTGAAACAGTTGGAGCTTTCAAGGTGAAGCGAAAGGGTGGAAAAGGAAAACAGATTTTTGGAAC AGTTACTGCTCAAGATCTTGTGGACATAATCAAGGCACAACTTCAAAG GGAAGTAGACAAGCGGATTGTTTCTCTTCCAGAAATACGTGAAACTGGGGAATACATTGCAGAGTTGAAGCTTCATCCTGAAGTTACTGCTCGAGTGAGGTTGAATATTTTTGCCAACTAG